GAACTCGACACTTGGTTGAAAGCAGCGCTTCTCGATCTCAGCGTGATGGCCCACGAACCGGATCAAGCTGCCCAGTGGTTTTCTGAGCTGGGCGACTTCTCTTTGGCGCAACACGTGGCTTCACAATGCGGAAAGTATCAGCTCTATATGGCCGTGGCCGGGGAATATGGAGTGCTTCGCTATCTAGCACGGCTCGTTGAACAGGGGGAATCGCAACTCCAGCCAGTTTTACGTGACCGGGTGTTCAGCGTGCTGTCGGTGTGGAATCACGTGGATTTGCCGCGAAACATGGGGTGTCTTTCTTCAGCCTTGGCGGTGGCAGTACGCGTGGGTTTTCACCACGATGAGCTGATACCCCTCACCCTGAGTGTTGTGGGCAATGAATGGGTGGATGCCCAAGAGCTGTTCAACCCCACAGCCTCCGACGCCGCGAAGTGGTTCGAGGAAGTCGCGCACGCTATCGGGCGATTATTCGAGAGTGGACACACACCGCACGGGGACTCTGGGGCCATCTATGTTTCCGATTTGGAGGCGGTGCGGGAATTCTTCGTGGAATACTTTGATGCGAAAACGGTGGGGCTTTATAGAAATTCAGCAACCGAGGTCTGTACAGACTATGTAGTTTTCGAGGACACCTGCAATTCAATCGCCTACCATTGTGGTTTGTGCATCGAGATCATCCAAACACCAGAAGGCCAAAGAGCAACAAACGGTGTGACCATTCCCCTCGAAAACTCCAACAACGTGGACAAAATAGCCCAGAAACTCCGTAGAGATGGCTACGAAATCCTCATCGAACCGCACGAAACCAGCGACGGAAAATACGAGAGCACGGTTCTAGGAGTTGAGGAAATTCCCATCACCCTAAGCGCGGGGCTGCGGTGAGAGTGCGGCGTCGAAAAGCAAAAAAGGAACTCATGATTTTCTACCCAGGTGAAACCGACGACGAACTGCGGGAACGCCTCGCCTTCTTCTCCCTTGTCACGCCCGCGGCCTGCGATTTTCTGCTGGAAGCTGCCGAAGAACTCGGTGACGCGGAGTCGGTGAAAAAGGCGTGTGACATCGCGATCGCGCTGCTCGACCCAGTCCGTGTCATCAACTCATGCGGAAGCGACTGCCTGGACTATTTTCACGCGCTGGCGTTGTGCCCAAGCATCAACGATGCGGACTTAGCGGCGCAGCTTCGGCTTCTTGAAAGGCAGCCGGCGCGGGCTAAGTGGTGCACACAATTTTGGGTTTACCACGCCCGCGGCGATGAAGGTTCCGCAGCTTATGCGTATGAAAAGTGGTTGGAGTGCCCGCGTAAGCCGGACCATAGCAGCAGGCTTTTCGGGTTCTTCCGGTTTTAGGTTCCTTCGCTTAGCTGTGTGTAGTAGATATTTGTGGGAACGATGGGTATCGATGTATTAGAAACCATGTTTTCACCGTGATGCCGAGTCTGGTGCACTGTAAAAAGTATTCCCGGTGAGAAAATCTCAATTTAGAAGGAGTAGTATTAAATGCTCCCCTTTGAGACTCCTCACTGGTCGTAGTGTGCCAAAGTTTTCAAAGATATGCATAAGCTAACAATCTAAGAAAAGCCAAGGTAGCATCATTTTCGTCAGTAATTTTTTCAATCACTGCCTTTTTCTGCTTCGATAATTTTTATAGCCTCAGCTATAGACATGCCGGGGTTAGCTCGACGGAGTTCGATTACCGCTTCGGAATCTATATTCGCAAATTCGATATTTGCATCCTTTAGCTCATTAGTGAAATCACGAAGGCCGGATTCAAAGTTAGAAAGGATCAAAGCTACGCCCGCAAGCGCGATGATGGTGGCAACGATAGGTATATCAGCAACGATCGTGAGGATAAACGCAGCTATACATGTTATAAGTGCGATGTGTTGCAATAATCGACTTAACCTTGGGTTCATTGAAAACAGTTCCTTTGTATTTGGTCAATCCCGGATAATTCGCCTGCGAGTACGGTCAATGTTCCGCCTGCTTTTCGCATCTTTTCGTACTTAAAGCTGGCACCCCACATCGCCCGAACTGCCTCTGAAACGCCACCCGGCTCAGCGATAAGACGTTTCATTTTCAGTAGTTTTGCTGCACCAATCAGTTTTCCTCCGATCATTGAAATGATTGCGCCGCTGCATTCCCAGAAGCTCGCTTCCCCTACAAATGCTCCGGCTTGAGTGTTTTCCTCAAACCAAGTTTGCATTGCTTCATCGCACTCAAGTAAAAACCTCATCAGGAATTGAGCTGATTAACTCAAGGGCATTTTCCAGATCTTACGAGTCGGCTGCGAGTGAAGAGTCACGTTCGTGAGCAGTTATCTGAAGGTGGTTTTCGACCGGACTGGCGTTTGCCGGCACAGAAAAACCCGCAGAAAGAGTGATCCGATGAGCTCATTCCTCATCGTTGCCTCCTAAGTAGATGTTCAATGCTTGACTCGCTACGTCAAGCAATCCAATGGTTGATTGGATGCAATCAACTTTAGGCGCCCATGAAATTTCAGCCAATGGTTTGATGATTCTAGGTACTTAAGTACCTTTATCATTGGATGCGACCTTTTTATGTGCACAATCCAACAGGGGCTGCCCTTGGTTGGTGGACATTGGATTAAGGCGGATTTGATGCCCGTTTGAAAATGATGTTTATTATGGGCCAATGTAGACGTTGTAGCCTTGAGTTTCGTCGTGAGGCGGATCTACGTAAAGAGGTCGCCCGTTTACGCAAGGGGTTAGCCGAAGGAGATGGAAAGTATTCAAACACGCGCGCACACCAGTTGGGTGCTGGATCGAAGAAGTCTACAATCGACAACGCAAAACATTTATCCCTTAGTATAACAACCCCTGTAGACTACGAAAATCAACTCAACCACCAAAGTCGCATAAATAACCGTTCACAACTTGCGGGCAACCCCAGGAAACCCCACGCTCACGGCGCGCCAATAGGTGGGCGGTGAGTGGGGCGTCGAAAAGCAAGCGCCACGACAAGTCAACGCGAATGTTTTACTCAAAGCACGATTATTTTTTCCTAATAATCGCGGTCGGCGTTGCGTCAGCCTAAGCTTTCCACAAATCAGAAAATTGGGGTGCTTGCGGTGCGACTCAAGGGCAGGTGGGGTGCATATTTGTGTGCTTTTCGACGCCGCGCCGGGCCCGCATAACTGGATGCGGGAGGGCGTTAATCGGCGTTTAAGCGTGGTTTAATTCAAGACTAAAACCCTCGGAGTAGCACGAAAACGGACTAGGGTAAAACAGGAGAATACCTTCCATTTTCTTTGAACAAAAGCAGGTGTGTGATGCCCACTTTTTCTTTCCGCACAACCTTTTCCTTGATTGCTGCGAGCGTGCTCATGGTTGGGGTGAGTCCCGTTGTTTCTGCGCAGGAGTTGGCGGGTTCGACGTTGCAGCCCACGGTGCTGGTGCTGGACTCGTCAGGGTCGATGCTAGAGACAGATGTTGATGGCCGCTCACGGATGGACGCGGCGAAACAGGCAGTCGGCGAATTTATCGACCAAGTACCCGAAAACGCCCCGCTCGGGCTAGTCACTTACGGGACCGGCACGGGCAGCAGCGAGGAGGAAAAAGAAGCAGGCTGCCGCGATATTTCGGTGATTGCCCGACCCGGTGAGAAGGACAAGCAGGCGCTGAAAGATGAGGTGGCGCGTTTCGAGCCGCGCGGATACACGCCGATCGGAAACTCGCTGCGCACAGCCGCGGAGTTGCTGCCTAAGGAAGGGGCACGTTCTGTTGTTCTGGTCTCGGACGGCATTGATACCTGCGCACCACCACCGGTGTGTGAGGTGGCGAAGGAACTCAAAGACCAAGGCACAGACCTCGTAGTACACACCGTGGGTTTCAAAGTTGATGAGGCGGCACGCGCCGAACTGGAGTGTATCGCCCAGGTCACTGGTGGTACCTATGCGGACGCATCAAGCGCGGAAAGCCTGAAAGCATCACTGACCACCGTCACCACCCGCACCGCAGTCGGGTACCAACTTCCCAGCACACGAGTGGAATTCAGCGCCGACAAGGACAAAGCACCCACCCTGGACGTGGGCACACTAGAAAACCCTGCCCGCTACCACGTAGTAGCGTCAACAACGGAAAAGGAACCAGCACACTTCACACTAGATGTGCCCGAAAACCACACGCTACACATAGCGATGCGCACCGTCCCACCAGTGGGGACCAAAAAATTCCTTGAGGGGCACTACGGGATCACCCTCTTCGCCGAAAGTTGCTCCGGCGAAACCCTAACAGCCAGCGACATAACTGCTGACAAGCCCGCATCGGGGTACTTCATTGCTCAGGATTGCACGGGTGAACAACGTTTCAATCTGTCTTTCGCCGACTCACCAGTGAAAGACATCGATTTCACTGTGGTGGCTGTCCCCAAACCCACCGACCTTGGGGACGATTTCAACAAAACCCCCTCCACAGGACGCAGCAGGGAGGATTTGGGGCAACCCGCCCCAAGTGAAAACCCGCAGAAAGTTACCCCAGCTTCGCAACCCGATGAATCTGCACCACTTATCGACGGAACAGTGGAAGCCGAAATTGTGGAAGGCGAAACCCAGTTTTTTGCCGTCCCCATTGAGTGGGGCCAAGCCCTCGACGTGACCGCCGAGGTTTTAGAGGACACGCTTACACAAGGCGATGACTTCGCCACAGGCCTTCAACGAAGTCTCGACGTTTCTTTCAGCAATGCGATTCACGAAAAAGTAGCGAGTGAAAACTCGGGGCCACTGTTCACCAAGGATATTGGGAAGCCGGAAGTGATAGGAACAACATTCCCCATCTCTTACGCGAATGCGGGTGGTGCGGAACATGCGAGCCACTCGTCGTGGTTGGGTGGCACCCACTACGTCCAGGTCAGTGCCCGAAGCCATGGGCGCGACAGCAACACA
The nucleotide sequence above comes from Corynebacterium mustelae. Encoded proteins:
- a CDS encoding vWA domain-containing protein, translating into MPTFSFRTTFSLIAASVLMVGVSPVVSAQELAGSTLQPTVLVLDSSGSMLETDVDGRSRMDAAKQAVGEFIDQVPENAPLGLVTYGTGTGSSEEEKEAGCRDISVIARPGEKDKQALKDEVARFEPRGYTPIGNSLRTAAELLPKEGARSVVLVSDGIDTCAPPPVCEVAKELKDQGTDLVVHTVGFKVDEAARAELECIAQVTGGTYADASSAESLKASLTTVTTRTAVGYQLPSTRVEFSADKDKAPTLDVGTLENPARYHVVASTTEKEPAHFTLDVPENHTLHIAMRTVPPVGTKKFLEGHYGITLFAESCSGETLTASDITADKPASGYFIAQDCTGEQRFNLSFADSPVKDIDFTVVAVPKPTDLGDDFNKTPSTGRSREDLGQPAPSENPQKVTPASQPDESAPLIDGTVEAEIVEGETQFFAVPIEWGQALDVTAEVLEDTLTQGDDFATGLQRSLDVSFSNAIHEKVASENSGPLFTKDIGKPEVIGTTFPISYANAGGAEHASHSSWLGGTHYVQVSARSHGRDSNTDATTELKPIKYRLTATPVGQAVKGPTFPKTAAQSPKTSSTAAKADESPSAATEEKDSGWLFPGAIIALVIAAIASAGYALQRKK